A region from the Agrococcus sp. SL85 genome encodes:
- the pgm gene encoding phosphoglucomutase (alpha-D-glucose-1,6-bisphosphate-dependent): MSRAGTVAQPQDLIDVAALERAYTELVPDVSNPDQAVAFGTSGHRGSALDAAFNETHIVAITQAIVEYRAAQGITGPLFIGRDTHALSLPAERSALEVLVANGVRVTADARGSVAPTPAVSRAILAHNATAGPDDRADGIVVTPSHNPPRDGGFKYNPPHGGPADSDATGWIAKRANELIATGLEGVLRTEVEGSSDPRVELYDFREHYVAALGGVIDFEAIKASGIRIGADPLGGAAVDYYGAIAERYGIDLSVTNPVVDPTWAFMTLDWDEKIRMDCSSPSAMASVLARKDEFDILTGNDADADRHGIVTPDGGLMNPNHFLAVAIQYLAEHRPGWSSDAAIGKTLVSSSMIDRVVESLGRRLWEVPVGFKWFVPGLIDGSVVFGGEESAGASFLQQDGTAWTTDKDGILLCLLASEIRAVTGKSPSQLYAELTERFGAPVYERVDAPASREQKARLGRLSGDAVTATELAGDPIVAKLVEAPGNGAAIGGLKVVTERAWFAARPSGTEDVYKIYAESFVGAEHLRQVQAEAKAIVDAALSA, translated from the coding sequence ATGAGCAGAGCAGGCACGGTCGCCCAGCCCCAGGACCTCATCGACGTCGCCGCCCTCGAGCGCGCGTACACCGAGCTCGTGCCCGACGTGTCGAACCCCGACCAGGCGGTCGCGTTCGGCACCTCCGGCCATCGCGGGAGCGCCCTCGACGCCGCGTTCAACGAGACCCACATCGTGGCGATCACGCAGGCGATCGTCGAGTACCGCGCGGCGCAGGGCATCACGGGCCCGCTCTTCATCGGCCGCGACACCCACGCGCTCTCGCTGCCCGCGGAGCGCTCGGCGCTCGAGGTGCTCGTCGCCAACGGCGTGCGCGTCACGGCCGACGCGCGCGGCTCGGTGGCGCCGACGCCCGCGGTCTCGCGCGCGATCCTCGCCCACAACGCCACCGCCGGGCCCGACGACCGGGCCGACGGCATCGTCGTGACGCCCTCGCACAACCCGCCGCGCGACGGCGGCTTCAAGTACAACCCGCCGCACGGCGGCCCCGCCGACTCCGACGCGACCGGCTGGATCGCGAAGCGGGCCAACGAGCTCATCGCCACGGGGCTCGAGGGCGTGCTGCGCACCGAGGTCGAGGGCTCGAGCGACCCGCGGGTCGAGCTCTACGACTTCCGCGAGCACTACGTGGCCGCGCTCGGCGGCGTCATCGACTTCGAGGCCATCAAGGCCTCCGGCATCCGGATCGGCGCCGACCCGCTCGGCGGCGCCGCCGTCGACTACTACGGCGCGATCGCCGAGCGCTACGGCATCGACCTCTCGGTCACGAACCCCGTGGTCGACCCCACGTGGGCCTTCATGACCCTCGACTGGGACGAGAAGATCCGCATGGACTGCTCGAGCCCGAGCGCGATGGCCTCGGTGCTCGCCCGCAAGGACGAGTTCGACATCCTCACCGGCAACGACGCCGACGCCGACCGCCACGGCATCGTGACGCCCGACGGCGGCCTCATGAACCCCAACCACTTCCTCGCCGTCGCGATCCAGTACCTCGCCGAGCACCGGCCCGGCTGGTCGTCGGACGCGGCGATCGGCAAGACGCTCGTCTCCTCGTCGATGATCGACCGCGTCGTCGAGTCGCTGGGGCGGCGCCTGTGGGAGGTGCCGGTCGGCTTCAAGTGGTTCGTCCCCGGCCTCATCGACGGCTCGGTCGTCTTCGGCGGCGAGGAGAGCGCGGGCGCGTCGTTCCTGCAGCAGGACGGCACGGCCTGGACGACCGACAAGGACGGCATCCTGCTGTGCCTCCTCGCCTCCGAGATCCGAGCGGTCACGGGGAAGAGCCCCTCGCAGCTCTACGCCGAGCTCACCGAGCGCTTCGGCGCGCCCGTCTACGAGCGCGTGGACGCGCCGGCATCGCGCGAGCAGAAGGCCCGGCTCGGGAGGCTCTCGGGCGACGCGGTGACGGCGACCGAGCTCGCCGGCGACCCCATCGTCGCGAAGCTCGTCGAGGCGCCCGGCAACGGCGCCGCCATCGGCGGGCTCAAGGTCGTGACCGAGCGCGCGTGGTTCGCCGCGCGGCCCTCGGGCACCGAGGACGTCTACAAGATCTACGCGGAGTCGTTCGTCGGCGCCGAGCACCTGCGCCAGGTGCAGGCGGAGGCGAAGGCGATCGTCGACGCCGCGCTCTCGGCGTAG
- the pheA gene encoding prephenate dehydratase — protein sequence MASARTVSFLGPRGTFTEAALDQVPGIGGWERRPVANVQAAIADVAEGRSDAAMIAIENSLEGGVTAAQDALAATPGIRILSEHLVPVDFSLVALAGTRLEDVRVVAAHPVALAQCSRWLQQALPGRAHLPAPSNVTAAADLVQGVAQAALSTPTITDWVEGLEVLAANVADSRHAVTRFLLVGRSGALPEPTGADKTSLVVELPSDEPGALLDMLEQFATRGVNLTLIQSRPIGDRLGRYRFVIDADGHVRDERVADALLGLKRSSPRVTFLGSYPKADGERSSVERRYADRRFEDARDWLRGILGAEPGA from the coding sequence ATGGCCAGCGCGCGCACCGTCAGCTTCCTCGGGCCCCGGGGCACGTTCACCGAGGCCGCGCTCGACCAGGTGCCCGGCATCGGGGGCTGGGAGCGCCGGCCGGTCGCCAACGTGCAGGCCGCGATCGCCGACGTGGCGGAGGGGCGCTCCGACGCGGCGATGATCGCGATCGAGAACTCGCTCGAGGGCGGCGTCACCGCGGCGCAGGACGCCCTCGCGGCCACGCCGGGCATCCGCATCCTCTCCGAGCACCTCGTGCCGGTCGACTTCTCGCTCGTCGCGCTCGCGGGCACGCGGCTCGAGGACGTGCGGGTGGTCGCGGCGCACCCGGTCGCGCTCGCGCAGTGCTCGCGGTGGCTGCAGCAGGCGCTGCCGGGCAGGGCCCACCTGCCCGCGCCCTCGAACGTGACGGCGGCGGCCGACCTCGTGCAGGGCGTCGCGCAGGCGGCGCTCTCGACGCCGACGATCACCGACTGGGTCGAGGGCCTGGAGGTGCTGGCGGCCAACGTGGCCGACTCGCGCCACGCGGTCACCCGCTTCCTGCTCGTGGGCCGCTCCGGCGCGCTCCCGGAGCCCACGGGCGCCGACAAGACGAGCCTCGTCGTCGAGCTGCCGAGCGACGAGCCCGGCGCCCTGCTCGACATGCTCGAGCAGTTCGCGACCCGCGGCGTGAACCTCACGCTCATCCAGTCGCGCCCGATCGGCGACCGCCTGGGCCGGTACCGCTTCGTCATCGACGCCGACGGGCACGTGCGCGACGAGCGCGTGGCCGACGCGCTGCTGGGGCTCAAGCGCTCGAGCCCGCGCGTGACCTTCCTCGGCTCCTACCCGAAGGCCGACGGGGAGCGCTCGAGCGTCGAGCGACGCTACGCCGACCGCCGCTTCGAGGACGCGCGCGACTGGCTGCGCGGCATCCTGGGCGCCGAGCCGGGGGCGTAG